Part of the Tolypothrix sp. PCC 7910 genome, GACAGCCGCAGCAGAGGCTATGAGTTTGAGTTACGGTGTTTGTAAAAATAAAGCAAACACCTATTTTGTCTCTCGTGATTGTCATCCTCAAACGATCGATGTGCTGCAAACACGGGCTGAACCTTTGGGGATAAATATTATTATTGGCGATCATCAAACCTTTGATTTTGAGCAACCAATTTTTGGGGCGATTCTCCAATATCCTGCTAGCGATGGCACAATTTACGACTACCGCGCTTTTATCGAAAAAGCCCATGCTAAAGGTGCATTGGTGACGGTAGCAGCAGATCCTCTCAGTTTAACTTTACTGACACCTCCGGGTGAATTTGGTGCTGATATTGCTATTGGTAGCACTCAGCGTTTTGGTATTCCTTTGGGATTTGGCGGGCCTCATGCGGCTTACATGGCAACCAAAGAAGAGTATAAGCGGCAGGTGCCAGGGCGAATAGTTGGTGTATCAAAAGATGCCCAAGGGAAACCTGCATTGCGCCTGGCTTTACAAACCCGCGAACAACATATTCGTCGGGAAAAGGCTACGAGTAATATTTGTACTGCCCAAGTCTTGTTAGCTGTGATGGCGAGTATGTACGCAGTCTATCACGGGCCAGATGGACTGAAGGCGATCGCAGAAAATATCCACAACCTCACAGGAATTTTGGCAGATGGGTTAAAACGTCTGGGTTACAAAATTAGTTCCGAATCTTTCTTTGATACTCTGCGGGTAGAGTTAGGAACACACAGCCTAGAAAAAATCTTGGAAGGTTGCCAAGAACGTCATATTAACCTGCGAATTTTTGATGAAACTGCTGTGGGTATCTCTTTAGATGAGACAACTACAGTAGATGAAGTTCAAGATTTGTTAGAAATCTTTGCTTTGGGTAAAGATTTATCTTTCTCCATCGCTGAACTAACTGCTGTACCGCTTCCTCTATCCCGCAGTAGCAGTTACCTCACCCATCCTGTATTTAACCGCTATCACTCGGAAACTGAGTTATTGCGTTATCTACACAAACTAGAAAGTAAGGATTTGTCTTTAACCACATCAATGATTCCCTTGGGGTCATGCACGATGAAGTTAAATGCCACATCTGAGATGATACCAGTCACCTGGCAAGAATTTGGCAAGATTCATCCCTTTGCGCCACCCTCGCAAACACGTGGTTATCAAATCCTCTTCCAGCAGCTTGAGGCTTGGTTAGCAGAAATTACTGGCTTTGCAGGAATTTCTCTGCAACCAAACGCGGGTTCCCAAGGCGAATACGCGGGGCTGTTGGTGATTCGTCACTATCACGAAAGCCGCAACGAAGGACACCGCAACGTCTGCTTAATTCCTACCTCCGCACATGGAACAAACCCCGCTAGTGCGGTGATGTGTGGCATGAAAGTTGTCGCCGTTGCCTGTGACGCAGACGGTAATATTGATATTGCTGACCTCAAGGTGAAAGCAGAAAAGCATAGTCATGAACTCGCTGCCTTGATGGTGACATATCCCTCAACTCATGGGGTGTTCGAGGAAGCAATTCAAGAAATCTGTGAGATTGTCCATAAGCATGGCGGACAAGTTTACATGGATGGCGCGAATATGAACGCCCAAGTCGGAATTTGTCGTCCGGGTGATATTGGCGCTGATGTCTGTCACCTAAACTTACACAAAACCTTCTGTATTCCTCACGGTGGCGGCGGCCCGGGTATGGGGCCAATTGGCGTAGCTTCCCATCTTGTCCCCTTCCTCCCTGGACATCCTGTTATCTCCCTCAATAAAACTCAGCACTCTCAGGGGGCTGTGGCGGCTGCACCTTGGGGAAGTGCCAGTATTTTGGTGATTTCCTGGATGTACATTGCGATGATGGGTGCAGAGGGATTGACAGAAGCCACCAAAGTGGCAATTCTCAACGCCAACTATATAGCCAAGAGACTTGAGGAATATTATCCCGTTTTGTACAAAGGGAAAAATGGCCTAGTTGCCCATGAATGCATTTTAGATTTGCGATCGCTCAAAAAATCAGCGGGCATCGAAATTGATGATGTTGCTAAACGGCTAATGGACTACGGCTTCCATGCACCGACTGTCTCCTGGCCTGTGGCAGGTACAATCATGGTGGAACCCACAGAAAGCGAATCGAAAGCAGAATTGGATCGTTTCTGTGAGGCTTTGATTTCTATTCGTCAGGAAATTGCCGAAATTGAAAATGGCAAGATGGATACTCAAGATAACCTCTTGAAAAATGCACCCCATACGGTAGAAAGCTTAATTACTGGAGAATGGCAACACCCCTATTCTCGCGAACAAGCAGCCTACCCTGCACCTTGGACAAAAGAACATAAATTCTGGCCTGCTGTTGGGCGTATTGACGCTGCATTTGGCGACAGAAATTTTGTTTGTTCTTGTTTGCCAATGGATGCTTATTCGTAGCAATTGCTCCTGTTAAAAACTAATTATTAAATCTCACGCAAAGAGTTGCACCTTTGCGTGATTTTTTATTTCTGAATTAATACCAATTTGAAAAAAGAATGCGACAGACTGTAGGGGCAAGGCACTGCCTTGCCCTCTAGATATATTGATGTGTCGCCAACATTATTTGATTTGGTATAAGGCTGCTAATTCTTCTTTTATCGATAACGGCTGATATCCTAATGCAAATGCTTTAGAACTATTTAAAGACACATCTTTTGGTCTAGGCGCTGCCATTTTGATATCTTCTTGGCGACAGCCTTTAAGTTTAGCATTAGGGATTTCAAATACCTCTACTAGTTGACGCATAAAATCGTAACGCGAAATTCTTTCTTTGCCACCCAAGTGAATTAATCCTTGAACTTTTTCTAATGCTAATAACAGCCCTTGAGCCGCAGTTTTCCCACTAACTGGAGTGCGAAATTCATCGATAAATAAACTTAATTCTTTGCCTGCTTGTAAGGTTTCTATGAATTGCTGCATAAAGCTTTTAGCTGTAGGTGTTGCCATGCCAAACATTAAAGGCATACGACATACTGCTGTATGAGGATATCGTTCTAACATCCCTATTTCCGCTTGAACTTTTTGCTCGCCATAAATACTTAAAGGATTGACGGAATCTGTTTCTTGATAGGGAGCATTTAAGCCATCAAATACTAAATCAGTTGATGTAAAGGCACAAGGAATTGCATAATCAGCACACAGCCCAGCTATATTACAGGATGCCGTGACGTTAATTGCGTATGATTCTTGAGGATGGTTTTGACAAAAGTTTGGTTGTGAAAGGGCAGCAGTATGAATCACTGCATCTGGTTTTATATCATTAAATATCTGCTTTAATTCTTGCAAATCTGTTAAATTAACTTTTAAGGTTTCGATGTCGCCTATTTCTAAATGATTAGCAAAATAAGTACCATAAACCTCCCATTCTGGCTTTGCTTGTTGGCAAATATGCCATCCTAAAAAGCCACTAGCGCCAGTGACTAGTAATTTTTTCATATTTATATAAAAGTTTAAACATACAGCCAATATTAATTTATACCAATTCCAATAATTTTGGCGGCAGATAAATAATTAATCAAAACAAAAAATATTGTGTCCCTACTGAAATGCTTGCTGGTGCGTTGCGCTGCGCGACAACACACCCTACATTCATATTTAAATTGACTATTTAATCATCTGTTGAAATCTTTTATCGTTGCGGACTTTATTAAAATCTGTATCTGTTTTCGCCAATTTCTTATATTTATCAGGAGCAAGCTTGATTGCTTTCTCTAGGTTTTGAATTGCTAGGTCTACATTACCTTGTAAACCATAAGAACAAGCCTTATTGTAATATGCCTGGTGCATATTGGGCTGAATCGCGATCGCAGTGTCGTAGGATTTCAAACCTTCGGCGTAGCTTTGCAGCTTTGTCAGTGCTATTCCGCGGTTAATCCAGGCTTCAGATTTTTTAGGCTGGAGGGCGATCGCTCGATCGTAGGCTACTATCGCATCTTTGTAGAGTCGCAATGAGGTTAAAGCGTTGCCCCGATTATACCAAGCGACATCTTTATCTGGTCTGAGAGCCAGCGCCCGATCGTAGGATGCGATCGCTTCTTTATAACGCTGTAAAGACGTTAGCGCATTACCTCGATTAATCCACGCTTCGGGAATGTTCGGTTCAATTGCGATCGCTTGATCGAATGCTGCGATCGAATCTTGATAGCGACGTGCATCTAGCAGGTTATTAGCTTGCTTTACAAAATCTGCCGCCTTTTGCGAGGATTGCGTGCCAATTAACTGTTGGGAAATATTACTTTCTTGTACAACTTGTGTGGTGTTATTTGCTGTTGAATTTGCCCAATTACCACAGCCAAATGTAGAGAAAGTGATAAAGCTAGAGGCAACTAAGCAACGCCGTAAGACCATGCTGTACCTACAGAATTCATAAGATGATGCTAAAACTTATTTCTCTTAAAATATAGTATCAAAGTACACGAATTTTATGAATTTTTTATTTGGTTTATGTAAATTTAATTTTTGCACAAAGATAACAAGACTATACCATATTCAGTGGAACCATATAGTACTTGTGAGTTCTAGATAAGCAGTAGCAACTGACAAAAATTACTGCATACAAGCTGACTCAACATTATTTATTGATAAGTTTTGCAGACAAAACTTTACCACTATTGTCTATTCAATTCAACTTCCAAACTTGAATTTTCAAGTGCGATCGCAAAACATAAAAGTAAGGAATTAGCAATTTCTATATTCACTCTAAGCCTTGCGGTTTAGGGCGATAAACTCATGGAGGAATTTAACAGATGGCTAATATCAACATTGCCAACTTACATCAGAGAGATAATCTTGATTATATTGATGAGCTACACAATAGCGAAATCAACCATATAATTGGTGGAGCAGTAACAATTACTGTTCCAGTGACTGAAAGTAATCAACAATTCTTAGAATTGTTCAACACTCTAAACGATCCCAACCGAGGGCCAATAACCATCAACTTTGGTAACAGCGCTTCTGTATCAAATCCGGTTATCTCTAACCCTTTCGACAAAGGAATTAATCCTTTCTAATATCAAAGGCATCAATTCTTTAGAAAATTATAGGTGGGCAGTGCCCACCCTACTATATATTCAAAATTTTTAAATAATGCCAATACAAGTAGGGGTACAACAATGTTGTGCCCTTTAAAATTGCTGTGATATTAGCAGTCATTCTTTCCTTATTATTAACAAACTTCAATAAATTGAAAATAGATTTCCAATCTCATAAATAAAGTTATATATTGCAACCCACGGGATGGAATTGCACTATTAATTCATGTAGGATGCGTTAGCGATAGCGTAACGCATCAGAACCAAAGCTTGTCATGAGTTACTGCTTACTAAGATTATTTCATAAATTAAATCAGATTTCCACATAACTATAAAAGTTAGATTTCAAATATTGCTTTATAAAATATTTATCTGCCTACAGATATATTTTAATTTTGCCAATAGCATTAAAACTCTAATAAATGCAATCTTGAATTTATATCTTTTTATAGATGTTCAGAAAAAACAATATTATTATCGATAAAGCCAGACATAAGTGTTATTTTTTAGTCTATTTCAGCAAGTATTTTCTCTTGATTTTTAAATTTTGCTGCCTAAGAATAGCAAGTGTGAGGTTAAGGAAATTAATCTGACATATCAACAAATAAAGCTCTAATTATTTCCCAGGAGATTTAAAAATGGCTAACATCAAAGTTTCGGAATTAAGCCCAGCAGGTTCTGAACTGTTCCAAGATTCTGAAAGCTTTTTGAACGACTTAAATGATATGGACACCACATCAGTTCATGGTGGTGAAGGCGCTAATTATATTCCATATTTGCAGTTCGGTTCTAAGCTACTTGAATACAGTGTAGTTGGACTTGGTATCACAACAATCGCATCTTTAGTAGGAACCTTTAGCAGCACTGGTACAGGTGTTGGCGGCGGTGGTACTGGCGGTGGCGTTGGTGGCGGTACTGGCGGCAGTACTGGCGGCAGTACTGGCGGAACTATTACTTTCTAGTTGTTTGTTGCTGATTAGAATTCAATCAACAAAATCTAAATGTGGATAGGGAATAATCTTTAGCAGGATAAACTGCGTAAATACAAGGTTTATCCTGCCTTACAAAACTGAAAATTTTCCCAATGTAGACAATTACTTAATTTCCCAGGAGAACGAAAATGGCTAATATCAAAGTTTCTGAATTAAGTCCTGCAGGTTCTGAATTATTTCAAGATTCTGAAAGCTTTTTGAACGACTTAAATGATATGGACACCACATCAGTTCATGGTGGTGAAGGCGCTAATTATGTTCCATATTTGCAGTTCGGTTCTAAGCTACTTGAATACAGTGTAGTTGGACTTGGTATCACAACAATCGCATCTTTAGTAGGAACATTTAGCAGCACTGGTACAGGTGTTGGTGGGGGTACTGGCGGTGGTACTTCTGGCGGAAATACTATTTAGTATTTTGTCGTTGATTGTTTAGGATGAAACCAACAAATGCTTAATTTTAATTAGGCAAAATAGTTAGCAGGATTAAGTTATTTACGGATTAATCCTGCCTACTCAAACCATAATTATTTGCACACCGAAAATGAATAGGATCGTAATTTTTGATTTGCACCAATCTGGCTCTAATGAAATCGGTAATTCTGAGAGCTTTATAGAAGATGTAACTGAAATAGATTCCATGTGTATACATGGTGGTGAAGGCTATGCATTTAGCGAGTTCCTAAACTTTGGTGTTAAGGTTTTGGAGTATGCGTTAATAGGGTTTGCAATTTCTAGTATTGTCTCCCTAGTGCAGATGTTTCTCTCTCCTCGACAAAACCAAAATAACTCGCTTCCTACTATATATCCGCCTATAAGTTAAAGTTTGACTCGCAAAGACAATAACATTGCCTGTTATCGGTTGGTTACTGAAATCAGTATTTAACTGCATAAACGATAACAGGTTTTATTATTTTACTCTGAATATAGAATAAAATTTCGGTTAATTTCGCAGAGTAATACCCATCAATATTAATACTATACAACTCGTTTTATATTTTCAAATATAACTAGGCTGGGCAACAGCTACCTAGTCAGAAACAGCAAATTTATGGTGATTTTGAGATTAATACATAACACAAGCTAAAATTTAAAGCCATGAGATTTATCTTAAGTCCTCAAAATGTTTTTGACTACTTGATTGAGAGAGGAATCTCTATTCCAGAGCAGCAAGAGATGAGTAATATCGAAATTAAACCTGCTAAAAATTTCAACTTGCTGCTGACATTACCAGAGGGAAAAAGACTGCTAATCAAGCAAGAACGACAACAAAACCAAGAAAAAACAGTAGGAGAATTTTATCGGGAGTGGCAGATTCACAGTTTGTTGCGTAACATTCCTGAATTTAGCGATTTACTCTCTTCTTTATCAGAGCCGATATATTTTGATGTCGAAAATGCAATTATTGTTTTCAATTATCTAGATCAATATCAAGATTTAGCATATTTCTATACGCAAGAGAATATCTTTCCTTTAGAAATTGCAGCTACAATTGGAGCGACTTTAGGCTCAATTCACCAATTAACTCTCAACCGTTCACAATATAAAGAATTGCTGCCATCAGAAATATTTGTTCACTATGATTTGCAGTTACTTTTAAGTGTAGAACGCTTAACTCCAGAAGTGGCTAGCTCACTTTCTGCTGATGCTTTGAAATTCTTCGCTCTTTATCAGCGTTTCGATAGCTTAAGACAAGCGATCGCACAGTTAATTAATTCTATCGAACCTTGTTGTCTAAGCCATAATGACTTGAAGATCAACAATATTTTACTAGCTCATAATTGGCAAGAAACGAGAGAGCAAAAATCACCCTCAGCGAACAGTATGATTCGCTTGATTGATTGGGAAAAAGCAACTTGGGGGGATCCAGCTTACGATTTAGGCATACTTATCTCTAGTTATTTACAAGCTTGGTTGCTCAGTTTAATGACAAGTAAAACCATTAGCTTAGAAGAAACATTACGCCTAGCTAAAACTCCTTTGGAATTAGTTCAGCCTTCTATTGCTGTATTGACAAGAGCTTACCTTAATAAATTTCCAGAAATCTTAAAACTACGTCCAGATTTTATCCAGCAAGTCGTGCAATTTGTTGGGCTAGGTTTAATTTTAACTATTCTCTCAATTATTCAACACCAAAAAATCTTTAGTAATCAAGGGATATGTATGCTCCAGGTGGCGAAGAGTTTATTGTCTCGTCCGGAACAATCAATTCCTACTGTATTTGGTGTCACAGCAATTGAACTGACTCGTCGCCCAGTTTTGTATGCAATTAAGTAATGTTAGTTATAGGTAGATAATTATGCAATTGCTAGATTTGCTGCCACAGCAATCGTTAAATTATTCCGCACAGCAACTATTAGCTACTCTACAAGATATTGCTAATAAAGTTGAAATTAAATCAAACTTTAGTATTCGCCATCCAGATTATCAGCTTTTAGAATTACCAGATGAAGTAATTAGCCGCTTTCAGGAATTACCATTACCTTTGCAGTACAAAGTTTTGCAATCGCAATTGACGAGTTTTCTTTACCATATTTATTACAATGGTGCGTTCCGCAATGCTTTGGCTATTAATGCCAAAGAAATTGATGCCACAATGCTGCAGAATTTGGAAAATAATACTTATTTAGGTGTAGATGTTGATTTTTACGATCGCCTGCACGCAGCTAACAGTGGTAAAGGCTATTTTGATGATGGTTGGCAAGTGTTAAGGGTAGAGAGTGATGGCACTTTAGCGGTTAAAAAGGGAGAGATAACCTTACATATAAAACGCGATCGCCATCTCCATCCACAACAAATTCATGCCACTATTGCCGATAAGGTGGCAGTCAAAATGCCACCTTATCTATCGCAAAACGGATTTTATTTAGCAGTAGGCAATTTAGGGCAGTATAGTTCTCTATATAGAGGACACGATCGCCAATTAGTGCGAATCTATTTTAATTTAAGCCCTGAAGGTGCAGTTGCAATCATGGGTAGCCTCACGCAACAACTCAACAAAATCCCCATCCCGTTTACCTTTAAGGCGTTATATAATCCTTCGGACTACGAGCGTTTTGATACCGCAGTGCTTTACATCGAAAAAGGTTACTATGCTAACCTTTGGCCTGTACTGCAATCTGTGTATGCAGAACATCAGTTTTATTTTGGTGCAGAAGTACCTTTATTTACCAAATTTTTAGCACCAGGAATCGCTTTAGCAGAAGAACCTCATAGTAAGTTTGCAGGGAAAGAGAGTTTCGGCTTAAATCGCTGTCGAATTGTTACCAATGGATTGCTTAATGCATGGCAACAAGGAAATGAATCAACAGAACATCGGATGCTATCAATTTTGCAGAATTTTGCCCTACAGCAAATCGAAATTCAACGCCCCTATCTCAATCCAGACTCAGAGGATATCTACACCATATTAGAGTAATCATGTCCTTTGCGTTTCAACTTCACCCTTAATTAAGATTGCAGCAATGATTCTCTACAACTTCATTGTCAGCAAAAAAGGTGCAGTACGATCCACACCAGGCGGTTGTTAAAGTGGAAATGTCTTTTAGGCACACTTTGCGATCGCCTGTTTTCTTCTGTATTTAACTAACCGCAGATAGACGCAGATAATTTTTTGGGATATGGGTATTTGGTAATATAGAAAAATGGTGATGCGCCCTAATCTTAAAAAGTGCGTTAATGTGGTATTTGGTTATGCAAATAACGCGCCTCATGCTTGTAAATAAAAATTTAAGCTGGTTTTGCTAAATCTTGATTATCTAATTCCATCTGCGCTACAACTTTGATTTCTGATAGTTGTTGCTTAACCCAAGCAGAAAATAAATCTCCTAATATCTGCAAGCGTAACTGATCTGTTAATTGCTGTTGAATAAATTCTTCAACCAAAATGAGATGTACCCCTTTTTGAGTGACAATTGGCTTCAGAAACTGCGGTGTACGAGCAGCAAAAACTGCGGCAGCAATTTCTGCTTTAAAATCTTTACGGTAGCGTATTCCTTGATAGCCACCAGTACGGCGCAGTTCTGGTTCTGTGATATATTGACGAGCTATTTCTGAAAAAGTAATTTCATTTTCTTGGAGGGCATAAAACAATTCTAGTGCTAAATCTTCGTCGTCTAAAATGACTTCGTAGGTAACAGCACCGAGAAAATTTAATTGGTGTTGAACATAAAACTTTTCAACATTTTCTGCAAATAAATGATTTGCTAATTTTGCAGAAATAATATTAGCTTGAGCCATCTCTTCAAAATCATCAAGGGAAAGATAATGTTTTTGCAACCAAGCCCAAGTATCATCAGCTTTAACTAGTTTATGGGCTAATCGCAGGCTATCTGCGGCTTGCTGAAGTTCTTTTGGATCGACTGTAATCTCTGCTTTTTTAGCTGCTTCGGCAATAATTCTCCGGGTAGCTATTGCTTCTAAAACATCTGGAATTTGACAAGTAAGCTTCATGTGATGCAGAATTTCCACAGCAGAAACATTCATCATTTTGGGCATAATCTAACTCCTCAGAAACGTAAACCAGCGGTCTAAAAATTTTTAAAGCTCTATACCACCTTTTTGTAATTTCTTGAATGGATCTAAAACAAAATCAATTACGCGACGTTGCCGAACAATTACTTCTGCTGTTGCTGTCTGTCCAGGTGCTAAGTTAATCCTTTTATTCGCTGTTTGAATATAAGGTTGATCTAAAGTAATATCCAACTCATAAGTTTCAATTCTGCCTGCGTTAGTTTCTTGAATTTTAGAATCAGGAGAAATCCAACTTACTCTGCCTTGAACCACTCCATAATCTTGGAAAGGATAGGCATCAAATTTAGTTTTCACAGGCATACCCACACGCAAAAATCCGGTTTGACTGCTAGGCATTTGAGCTTTCAAAATAAAATCAGAGTTTTGCGGTGCAATTTGAGCAATCATTTGTCCTGGTTGAACGACAACCCCGGGTTTTTGGATAGGTAATTGGAAAATGGTGCCATCAATAGGAGTACGCACTACTCGTTGCGAAAGCTGAAATTTGTAACCAAGAATCTGACTTTTAGTTTGGGCAATTTCTGTGCTTAAAGAGCCTATTTGCGTTTGCAAATCTTTTAATTGTTCTTGATTTTTTAGTAGAGCTAATTTTCCAGTATGCACCACACTTTGATAACTACTTAACTGCTCTTGTAACCGCAATTTTGCTTGTTGAATATCTGCCTGAATTTGATTAATAACTGCTTGATAACGATTTTGTTGTTCTTTTAAACGTAACTTTGCCTGTTTCTGATCTGATTCAGCAATAATCTGCGATTTCTGGCTTTCGTCACCCATTCTCTGCAATTCAACAACCTTAATTTGGGGAACTGCTCCTATTTTCCAAAGTTTGCGAAAGCGATCAACTTCTGCTAAATCTCGATTTAAGCGAATTTTACTTAATTTGTAGGAAGTTTGGCTACTATAAATATTTTGTTTTGCTTGATCGACTTGAGCTTGATTTTCTAATTTTTGGAGATTAAAAGTACTCTGTTTAGCATCAAAATTTTGCTGTGCTTGTTGCACTTGCGACATCTTTTCTAATTCTTGAGAGCGGTTTTGTTGCTCTTGCACGTTAATTGATAACATGACTTGATTTTTCAGTAAATCTAACTGTGCAAGTCGGTTTTGTTGCCCTTCTAGCTTTGTTTGTGCCTGCTGTAAGTCAGTTTTCAAATCATTAGACTCTAGTTCTACTAATACCTGCCCAGCAGCGACAATTTGCCCTTCTTTGACCTTGACAGATGTAATATTTCCTGGTACAGCTGCATCCAATCTTTGTGCCGAGCCTTTCGGTTCTATTCTGCCTCTAGCAGTGCCAGTTTCATCAACTTTAGAGAGCATTGACCAAGGTAAAACAATACCTGCAAAACCTAAAATTAAATATAGTAAAGAGCGTGTCCAAATTCTTGGTAAAGCATCTAATAGTTCCTCTGTACCGTAATACCAATCTCTAGCTTCATCTACTAAGGAGGGTTGATAATTATGCTCTGTTAAATTGCTAGCTGGTTCTAATTGTTGCTGCGTAGTTAGAATTGCTGATGAATTGTCAAAGCGACTTGGCATGATTTTTGACCTTTGATGCGATTTTTAAGTAAAACTCAAACAGTTTGTGCCAATTGTTGTTGATTGAGGTAATAGTAATAACCTTTGCTTTTAATTAATTGCTCATGATTACCGCTTTCTACTAATGCACCTTTATCTAGAACTAAAATCAAATCTGCATTGCAGATGGTAGAAAGACGATGAGCAATAATCAGTGTTGTCCTTCCTTGGGTTATGGTTTTGAGATTATTTTGAATGATGCGTTCTGATTCCGCATCAAGATGACTGGTAGCTTCATCTAATAGTAATAAAGCAGGATTTCCTAACAAAGCACGGGCAATTGCTAACCTTTGTCTTTGTCCCCCTGATAATAGTCCACCGCCTTCACCTATGGGTGTTTCATACCCCATTGGTAATTGCTGAATAAATTCATCTGCTCCAGCTAAACTTGCTGCTTCGATGATTTCTTCTAGGGTAGATTCTGGATGAGCAATGCTAATATTTTCGCGAATTGTACCACCAAATAGAAAGGTATCTTGATCAACAACTCCAATTTGAGAACGCAGTGACTTTAAAGCCACACTCTTTAAATCGTAATTGTCAATTAAGACTTTACCTTCGGTGGCAGGATAAAGACCTAAAATTAATTTAGAAAGTGTGGTTTTACCAGAACCACTACGCCCTACCAGAGCTACAGTTTGCTCTGGTTTTACCTCAAAACTGATATTTTCGAGGACATTTAGCTCACTTTCTGGGTGGTAGCGAAACGTTACATGATCAAACCGGATATAGCCCCGCAATCTAGGGAGAAATTGCTTTGGTGAAGCTTGTAAATCTTCTTCTGGTTCGGTTTCCAAAACATCATTAATCCGCTCGCTAGAAATCATTACTTCTTGTAATTGATTCCACAGCACAGCTAACCTTTGAAAAGGTCGAATGACGTTACCTAATAACATATTAAAGGCAATTAACTGCCCAATTGTCAGTTGATTTTGAATTACTAACCAAGCCCCAAACCACAGTAAGCTAGTGGTGGCTACAGTTTCGATAGTGGCACTAGC contains:
- a CDS encoding HlyD family efflux transporter periplasmic adaptor subunit produces the protein MPSRFDNSSAILTTQQQLEPASNLTEHNYQPSLVDEARDWYYGTEELLDALPRIWTRSLLYLILGFAGIVLPWSMLSKVDETGTARGRIEPKGSAQRLDAAVPGNITSVKVKEGQIVAAGQVLVELESNDLKTDLQQAQTKLEGQQNRLAQLDLLKNQVMLSINVQEQQNRSQELEKMSQVQQAQQNFDAKQSTFNLQKLENQAQVDQAKQNIYSSQTSYKLSKIRLNRDLAEVDRFRKLWKIGAVPQIKVVELQRMGDESQKSQIIAESDQKQAKLRLKEQQNRYQAVINQIQADIQQAKLRLQEQLSSYQSVVHTGKLALLKNQEQLKDLQTQIGSLSTEIAQTKSQILGYKFQLSQRVVRTPIDGTIFQLPIQKPGVVVQPGQMIAQIAPQNSDFILKAQMPSSQTGFLRVGMPVKTKFDAYPFQDYGVVQGRVSWISPDSKIQETNAGRIETYELDITLDQPYIQTANKRINLAPGQTATAEVIVRQRRVIDFVLDPFKKLQKGGIEL